One Corynebacterium matruchotii genomic window, CGCAAACTCTCATCGGTGCGGCGGTTGGGGCCGGCTCTGTCATGGCGGCGAAACAGGTGGGGCAGCGGATTTTGGCCTACTCCACGGGGTTTGCGCTGGTGCTGGCCGCTGTGTTTGGTGCCGGGTTCGCGGTCATTCCCCGGATTTTCACCACTGATGCAGCTACGTTAGCTGCGCTGTCTGGGCCTTGGTGGCAGTTGGTGGCCATGATTCTCATAGGTGGGGTGGTGTTTGCCCTGGATGGGGTGTTGTTGGGGGCTGCCGATGCCAGCTATCTGCGGAATATTACGATTTGTGCGGTGATTGGTGGTTTCCTGCCTGGAGTTGCGGTGGCATGGTGGTGGCACACCGGATTAGTGGGGGTGTGGTGGGGGCTTTTAGGCTTCATTATGATTCGGCTAGTGGCGGTCGTGTACCGGTTTTATTCCATGAAATGGGTGGCGAATGGTATTCACACCGGTGAAGGCAGTGATGGGTGATGCTGCCGACAGGGCGATAGGGTGATTAGGATGATGCGCGGAATCGCCGGAGGCGGCCAAGTGGGTGATGGGGCAGTTTCGGGTTAAGATTATGTGGTTGTCTGCCGCATCACACCTTAGGGTTGTTGTGCCCAGTAGTCACCATGTGGTTATTGTTGCAGGTGGTGGGCGATATGGCATGTTGGTAACGCACGGTTGTAGCGTGACGGAAGTGATGAAGGTTCATCCAAGGAGGACACCATGACGCACACTTTATGGGCGGTGTCCGATTTGCATGCCGCGGTGCGTGATAATTCCCAGCACATCATGAGTATTCATCCCGCTGATCCGTCTGATTGGCTTATTGTTGCTGGCGATGTGGCGGAACGTAATAATGTCATTATTGATGTTTTGGCCATGTTGCGTAGCCGGTTCGCTAAGGTGATTTGGGTTCCGGGAAACCATGAGTTGTTTTCTCGCACATCGGACCGGTTTCGAGGTCGAGATAAATATAACGAACTTGTGGATTTATGCCGCAGGATTGATGTGTTGACCCCGGAGGATCCTTACCCCATGTTTCATGGGGTGACTATTGTACCGTTGTTTACGCTGTATGATTATTCGTTCCGCCAGCCGGGTTTGGGGGTGGAAGAGGCGGTGCAGTCGGCCCGGGATAAGGGCATTATGCTCACCGACGAGTTCGCTATTGCCCCGTTCGTGGATGTGCGTGGCTGGTGTTGGGATCGGCTGGCGTATTCCATTAAACGGTTGTCTCGTACCACTGGGCCAACGATTTTGGTGAATCATTGGCCGTTAGTGGTGGAGCCGGTGAATCAGGTTCGGTTTACGGAGATTGGGTTGTGGTGCGGTACTCGGCACACCCGTTCGTGGGCGCGGCGTTATGATGCCCAGGTTGTGATTTATGGTCATTTGCACATGCCGGGGGAGATGGTTGTGGAAGGGGTTCGGCATGTGGAAGTGTCGTTGGGGTATCCGCGGGAGTGGCGGATGCCTGGCCATTTGGGTTTGTGGCCGTATCCGGTTATGGAGGTGGATGGGGAAAATGGTTGATCCATCGTTGTTTCCCGAGTCGGCAAAATTTTGCACGATGAATGTGGCGAATCATTCGACTGATCTGACTCGGTTTAATATGTTGCACCCGTTGGAGCGCGCATTGGTGGCGCATGCGGTTGATATTCGCAAAGCAGAGTTTGGTGATGCCCGGTGGTGTGCGCACCAGGCGTTGGCGGATCTAGGTAGGGATTCATCGCAGCCGATTTTGCGTGGTGAGCGGGGTATGCCATTGTGGCCGTCGGCGGTGTCGGGGTCGTTGACGCACACGAATGGGTTTCGGGCGGCGGTCGTGGCGCCCCGGTTGTTGGTGCGGTCGATGGGGTTGGACGTGGAGGTGGCGGAACCATTACCGGAGGGGGTGATTCATTCTGTTGCCTTGCCGACCGAAATCGCCCAGTTGGAGCGATTGCAAAGTCGGGGGGTGGATTGTGCCACAAAACTGTTGTTTTGTGTGAAGGAGGCAACCTATAAGGCGTGGTTTCCGCTTACACATAGGTGGTTAGGGTTTGAGCAGGCTGAGATTGATGTACGGGATGATGGTACATGCACGTCGTATTTGCTGGTGCGCCCCACCCCGGTGCCGTTGATTGAGGGGCGGTGGCAGATTACCAATGGGTATATTGTGGTGGCCACCTATGTGACATAAGGTTACGTGAGGGTTGCGGGTCGGGCCACGAACACGGTGGCCAGGCGATTTCCGGTTTCTTTGACGAGGGCGATACTGCGTCCGTCGGGGGATACGGCGGCGTGGGTGCCGTCAAGACCACGTGCGGGCAACCACTGTCCCAGGCTGAGTGCGGTGGCTTCGGCTTCGGTGATGGCAAGGGTGGGGTAGCAGCGGGTGAGTGTTTGGTCGAGGCTGAGTGATAGGTGGGGGTTGGTTTCTAATTGCGTGAGGGTGCGGGTGTCGGCGAGAGTGAAGTTTCCGACTGCGGTGCGGCGGAGGGCGGTGATGTGCCCACCAACGTGGAGGACTTCGCCCAAGTCCCGGGCAATAGATCGAATATATGTCCCCGAAGAGCAGTCAACAGTGATATTCATGTCGATGAACTCATCGTGGTGGTCGAAACCGGTGGGGGTGAGTTGGCTGATGGTGACTTCCCGGGCGGGGATGGTGATGGATTCGCCGGCGCGCACCCGTTCGTGGGCGCGTTTGCCGTCGATTTTGATGGCGCTGACCGCGGCGGGTCGTTGCATAATGCGTCCAATAAATTGGGAAAGTGCGGCGGTGATATCGTCGTCGGTGAGGTGGGTTGTGTCGGCACGGCTTATTTCGGCGCCTTCGGCGTCATCGGTGGTGGTGGCCATGCCGAGCCGGATGGTGGCTTGGTACGATTTTGTGGCGGCAACAAGGTGCGTGAGGAATTTTGTGCCCCGGTTTATGCCAACAATGAGCACCCCGGTGGCGAGCGGATCAAGGGTTCCGGCATGCCCAACGCGTCGGGTGTGGAAGATGCGACGCAGCCGCCCAATGACATCGTGTGAGGTCATTCCTGCTGGCTTGTCGACGACCACAAGGCCGGAGGTGGCTAATGGATCTGGGGAGGCTTGTGTCATGACAGTTTAGTCTATGTGGTTTGCCGTTCATCACGTAGTCTTAATCCCGTGGATATTTGGCATGGGATTACTGAAGTACCGAAGGATTTGACCGGTTCCGTTGTGACCATTGGGGTTTTCGATGGCATGCACCGGGGGCATAGTCGATTGTTGGCGGCCGCAACAACCAGGGCGCATGAATTGGGTCTACCCAGCATATTGCTTACTTTTGACCCGCATCCATTGGCGGTGTTGCGCCCGGATCGGATGCCACCGTTGTTGGGGACGGTGACGCAGCGAGCGTCGTTAGCTGCTGCCCAGGGGATCGACCATATTTTGGCGATGAGTTTTAATGTTGCGGTGGCGCAGCTAAGCCCGGAAGAATTTTTCCTCCAGATTGTTCGGGATACGCTCAAAGCCCGGGCCGTGGTGGTGGGCTCGAATTTTACGTTCGGCAAAAAAGCCGCAGGTACCACGGAAGTATTGAGGGAACTCGGCCACAAGTATGGTATTGAGGTGCATGTCATTGATTTGTTAGTGGAGGATGATGCGGTGATTTGCTCCACGCTGATTCGGCGTTTGCTGGGTGAAGGTAAGGTGCGGGAGGCAAATGCCGCGTTGGGGCGGGAATTTTCTGTTGCCGGTGAAGTGGTGCGAGGTGCCGGCCGTGGAGGGCGGGAATTGGGGTTCCCAACAGCCAATTTATATTTCTCCGATTTGGTAGCGTTGCCCCAGGACGCTGTGTACGCTGGGTGGTTAATGGTGATATCGCAGGCACCTATCGACGGTGACATGAAGCAGGGAGTACGGTACCCAGCCGCAATCTCGGTTGGGCACAATCCTACATTTGGCGATAAACGCCGCAGCGTAGAAAGTTATGTGATTGGTAAAAACGCCGATCTTTATGGGCACACGGTCGTGGTGGAGTTCGTGGACTGGGTGCGAAGCATGGAAAAGTTCACCGGTGTTCCCGAACTATTGGCTGCTATTCACCAGGATGTTGCTGAAACGCTACGAATCCTAGAGGTGGAGAAGTAAAAATGACAAAGATTATTTTAGATTTAGACATGGGTATTGATGATGCCCTGGCCCTGGCTTATGCGCTGGGATCCCCCGAATTGGAGCTCATTGGGATCACCGCCACTTACGGGAATGTGCTCGTGCAAGACGGGGTGCGTAACGATCTTGCCTTGTTGGAGCTCTTCGGCAGGCCGGACATTCCGGTGTTTGTGGGGGAATCGCATGCCCTGGCTAAGGATGGTTTCGAAGTGTTGCCCATCTCGGAATTCATTCACGGATCCAACGGTATCGGGGATGTGACTGTACCGGACGCTGCTGCTTGCTGTCAGAAACAATCGGCGGTGGACTTCCTTATCGATAGTGTTGCTAAGTACGGTGATGACCTGGTGATCGTCCCCACCGGCGCCATGACGAACATTGCTACCGCCATGCGTAGGTCGCCGGAATTCGCGGAGCGGGCCCATATCGTGTTCATGGGTGGGGCACTCGCAGTGCCAGGCAATGTGAACGCGTGCGTGGAGGCAAATATCAGCCAGGATCCAGAGGCTGCGGACATCATGGTGCGGCATGGCAAGGATGTGACCATGATTGGTTTGGACGTCACTCTGCAAACCCTTTTGACCTATGAGGAAACCCGCAAGTGGCGGGAATATGGGACGCCGGCAGGTCAGCTTTTAGCCGATGCTACCGACTATTACATCAAGGCCTACGAGACCACAGCTCCTGAACTGGGTGGTTGTGGTCTGCACGACCCGCTTGCGGTAGGTGTTGCCATCGATCCAACATTAGTGACACTTCTGCCCATCAATCTGAAGGTGGATCTAGAAGGCCCCACCAGAGGCCGCACCATTGGGGACGAAAACCGGATGGGCGAGTCTGCAACTACTCGGGTGGCGGTTGCAGTGGATGCGCCCCGATTCCTGACCGAGTTTATGGCCCGGGTAGGGAAAGTCGCCGCAGGTTTGTAATATGTGCTACGATGCTTGAGGTTTCCCGTACTGGGGTTCACAACAGTTGGGAAACAGCAGCTTATGTGGCTGCTAGTAGTATGTAGTGTGGACTGAAATAGTATCAAGGAGTAGTTCCTATGGCGTTGACCGCCGAGCAGAAGAAAGCAATCCTAGCCGAGTATGGTCTCCACGAGACCGACACCGGTTCCCCCGAAGCACAGGTGGCATTGTTGACCTCCCGGATCAACGCCCTGACCGAACACCTGAAATTCCACAAGCATGACCACCACTCCCGTCGTGGCCTGCTGTTGCTGGTGGGTCGCCGCCGTGGGTTGCTGAAGTACCTGGCCGCCAATAATGTGGACCGGTACCGTGACCTGATTTCCCGCCTGGGGTTGCGTCGCTAAGCATTAACCGTGCCTTGCGCCCTTTACCGCTCACAAGTGGTGAAGGGCGTTTTTGTTATTTCTTGAACCCGCAGGCAAAAGCATAAAAGCAAATTCCATAGCAGTTGTGGCTATGTTATGATTTTCATCGTTGTGTTTTTCCAAAGAATCGAAATCAATCTTGACAGACGGCACCGATGACCGTCGCAGCCACGACAATACAGAGGAGACGTGCGCTATGAGCAATAAAAACACCAGGAAAGCAATTTCTTATAACGAGGATACCGAATTTGGTATTACCGAAGCCACCGTCACCGTCGACAATGGTGACTTTGGTTCCCGCACTATCCGGTTTGAAACGGGACAATTAGCCCGCCAAGCAGGCGGTTCCGTCACCACTTACCTAGACGAAGACACCATGTTGCTGTCCACCGTCACGGCTTCGAAACAACCCCGGGAAGGCTTCGATTTTTTCCCATTGACCGTAGATGTGGAAGAACGCATGTACGCCGCAGGGCGGATTCCTGGATCATTCTTCCGGCGGGAAGGACGACCGTCGACCGAAGCCATTCTCGCCTGCCGACTTATCGACCGTCCATTGCGTCCAACCTTTGTCAAAGGGCTGCGGAACGAAGTGCAAGTTGTGGTGACGGTTTTATCCATCGACCCTAAAGACATGTACGATGTGGTTGCCATTAACGGCGCATCCGCCGCAACCCAACTCTCTGGCCTGCCAGTATCCGGCCCGGTGGGGGGCGTGCGCATGGCATTGATTGCGGACAAGAAACATCCGAAAGGGCAATGGGTGGCATTCCCCACCCACGCGCAACACGAGGAAGCCATTTTCGAACTCGTTGTTGCCGGTCGCATTGTGGAGAAAAAAGTCGGCAAGAAAGTCTTCAATGATGTTGCCATTATGATGGTCGAGGCCGGCGCCACCGAAGGGGTCATTGATAAAATCTCCGAAGGAAAACCCGCCCCCACCGAAGAAGTAGTCGCCGAAGGCCTGGAAGCTGCGAAACCCGTCATCGAACTCCTCTGTCTCGCCCAACGTGGCCTCGCCGACCGAGTGGCCAAAGAACCTCAAGAATTCCCGCTCTTCCCACCATACAGCGATAACATCTACCAAGCAGTAGAACGCAAAGCCACCAAAAAACTCCGTGACCTGCTGACTATCAAAGACAAGCAAGAACGCGACGACGCCACCAACGCTTACCTCGAACAGGTGATGGATGGCCTCATCGGTAAATTCGCCGAGGATCTGGGCGAAGCCGACGCCGAAAAAGAAATCCGGGCCGCCTACAGCGCCGTCATGAAGAAAATTGTG contains:
- the truB gene encoding tRNA pseudouridine(55) synthase TruB, whose amino-acid sequence is MTQASPDPLATSGLVVVDKPAGMTSHDVIGRLRRIFHTRRVGHAGTLDPLATGVLIVGINRGTKFLTHLVAATKSYQATIRLGMATTTDDAEGAEISRADTTHLTDDDITAALSQFIGRIMQRPAAVSAIKIDGKRAHERVRAGESITIPAREVTISQLTPTGFDHHDEFIDMNITVDCSSGTYIRSIARDLGEVLHVGGHITALRRTAVGNFTLADTRTLTQLETNPHLSLSLDQTLTRCYPTLAITEAEATALSLGQWLPARGLDGTHAAVSPDGRSIALVKETGNRLATVFVARPATLT
- a CDS encoding metallophosphoesterase family protein — its product is MTHTLWAVSDLHAAVRDNSQHIMSIHPADPSDWLIVAGDVAERNNVIIDVLAMLRSRFAKVIWVPGNHELFSRTSDRFRGRDKYNELVDLCRRIDVLTPEDPYPMFHGVTIVPLFTLYDYSFRQPGLGVEEAVQSARDKGIMLTDEFAIAPFVDVRGWCWDRLAYSIKRLSRTTGPTILVNHWPLVVEPVNQVRFTEIGLWCGTRHTRSWARRYDAQVVIYGHLHMPGEMVVEGVRHVEVSLGYPREWRMPGHLGLWPYPVMEVDGENG
- a CDS encoding 4'-phosphopantetheinyl transferase family protein is translated as MVDPSLFPESAKFCTMNVANHSTDLTRFNMLHPLERALVAHAVDIRKAEFGDARWCAHQALADLGRDSSQPILRGERGMPLWPSAVSGSLTHTNGFRAAVVAPRLLVRSMGLDVEVAEPLPEGVIHSVALPTEIAQLERLQSRGVDCATKLLFCVKEATYKAWFPLTHRWLGFEQAEIDVRDDGTCTSYLLVRPTPVPLIEGRWQITNGYIVVATYVT
- a CDS encoding nucleoside hydrolase; amino-acid sequence: MTKIILDLDMGIDDALALAYALGSPELELIGITATYGNVLVQDGVRNDLALLELFGRPDIPVFVGESHALAKDGFEVLPISEFIHGSNGIGDVTVPDAAACCQKQSAVDFLIDSVAKYGDDLVIVPTGAMTNIATAMRRSPEFAERAHIVFMGGALAVPGNVNACVEANISQDPEAADIMVRHGKDVTMIGLDVTLQTLLTYEETRKWREYGTPAGQLLADATDYYIKAYETTAPELGGCGLHDPLAVGVAIDPTLVTLLPINLKVDLEGPTRGRTIGDENRMGESATTRVAVAVDAPRFLTEFMARVGKVAAGL
- the rpsO gene encoding 30S ribosomal protein S15, coding for MALTAEQKKAILAEYGLHETDTGSPEAQVALLTSRINALTEHLKFHKHDHHSRRGLLLLVGRRRGLLKYLAANNVDRYRDLISRLGLRR
- a CDS encoding bifunctional riboflavin kinase/FAD synthetase is translated as MDIWHGITEVPKDLTGSVVTIGVFDGMHRGHSRLLAAATTRAHELGLPSILLTFDPHPLAVLRPDRMPPLLGTVTQRASLAAAQGIDHILAMSFNVAVAQLSPEEFFLQIVRDTLKARAVVVGSNFTFGKKAAGTTEVLRELGHKYGIEVHVIDLLVEDDAVICSTLIRRLLGEGKVREANAALGREFSVAGEVVRGAGRGGRELGFPTANLYFSDLVALPQDAVYAGWLMVISQAPIDGDMKQGVRYPAAISVGHNPTFGDKRRSVESYVIGKNADLYGHTVVVEFVDWVRSMEKFTGVPELLAAIHQDVAETLRILEVEK